TTTTTCATATGCTAATAATTCTTTTGGTTTTATCAACGATGGATATACTATAAAAATGCATTTTGGCAGTAATGAAAGCAGTATATTGTTTGATGAAGTTGTTTATGATTTATCTCATTTTCATTTTCACAGTCCTTCTAAAATTTCTATAAACAATCAATCTTATCCTTTAGAAATTCATTTTTCACATGTAAGCAAAAAAGGTGATATAGTAGTAGTTGTGTTATTTATACAAGAGGGTAAAGAAAATGCTTTTATCAAAAAAACTATTCGAGCTTTTCCTAAAAAAGAAGGCGATAAACTTTATGTTCAAGGCTTAAATGCAAATGAACTTTTACCAAATAATACAAATGTGTTTTATATTTTTAAGCATAAACTAAATAAACCTTGTAGTAAAAAAATCACTTGGATAGTCCTTAAAGAAAAAACACAAGCTTCTAAAGAGCAAATTCAAGCCATAAAAGCTTTAATGGGTAAGGGAGATAATCTTAAAATTCAAAATATACAAAAAGTAGATTTTAGCGACTGAGTTTGATTATTTAGTCGCTAATTAAATTTTTAATTTGATTAAGATTTGCTTTAAAAATTTTAAAATTCAATTCACAACTTATTTTTAAATCTGCAAAAAAAGGATTTTTCAAACTAGCTATGAGTAAAAAATCATCTTTTTGCAATACATTTTGAGTAGAGAATTCTTTTTCCTTGAGTTTTTGAAAGATATTTTTACAAGGATTAATATCTTGTTTTAATTTTTTACTATAAAGCAAGATTCCGCAAAAAAAATTGCCC
The genomic region above belongs to Campylobacter peloridis LMG 23910 and contains:
- a CDS encoding carbonic anhydrase alpha; translation: MKIKILAFSVLFTSALFAYEQMPQNATHGVVDKDKWVNLDKNWVYCESGMNQAPINFSTKNSTKKPHSLSFSYANNSFGFINDGYTIKMHFGSNESSILFDEVVYDLSHFHFHSPSKISINNQSYPLEIHFSHVSKKGDIVVVVLFIQEGKENAFIKKTIRAFPKKEGDKLYVQGLNANELLPNNTNVFYIFKHKLNKPCSKKITWIVLKEKTQASKEQIQAIKALMGKGDNLKIQNIQKVDFSD